The Bacillota bacterium genome has a segment encoding these proteins:
- a CDS encoding CarD family transcriptional regulator: MFKVGDQVVHPMHGAGVIETIESRGEDRREYYVLRLFSGNLKVLIPVEKVEQIGVRQVINEKQIPGVFKVLARDEQVKNTLNWNHRYRANLEKIRTGNVFAVAEVVRNLMRQELKKGLSSGEKRMLESARQILISELVLAGKMDPEKVESLIKEAVAGG; this comes from the coding sequence ATGTTTAAGGTTGGAGACCAGGTTGTGCACCCGATGCATGGCGCCGGGGTTATCGAGACCATCGAGAGCCGGGGCGAAGACCGCAGGGAATACTACGTGCTCCGGCTTTTTTCGGGAAACCTGAAAGTGCTCATCCCGGTGGAGAAGGTGGAGCAGATCGGGGTGCGGCAGGTTATAAACGAAAAGCAGATCCCGGGCGTTTTTAAAGTTCTGGCAAGGGACGAGCAGGTCAAAAACACCCTCAACTGGAACCACAGGTACCGGGCGAACCTTGAAAAAATCCGGACCGGAAATGTTTTTGCGGTTGCGGAGGTGGTCAGGAATTTGATGCGCCAGGAGCTGAAAAAAGGCCTGTCTTCGGGGGAAAAAAGGATGCTGGAAAGCGCCCGCCAGATCCTGATCAGCGAACTCGTCCTGGCAGGAAAGATGGATCCCGAGAAAGTGGAGTCTCTCATCAAGGAAGCCGTTGCCGGTGGGTGA
- a CDS encoding Mut7-C ubiquitin/RNAse domain-containing protein produces MKCCLIRFYAELNDFLPAEKRQKAFLHFFSGRPAVKDLIESLGVPHTEADLILINGESVGFSRQVEDGDRVSVYPVFESIDISPVLRLRPEPLREVRFVLDAHLGKLASYLRMVGFDTLYSNDFSDEMLAEISVKERRILLTRDRGLLKRSNVTHGCFVRSTNSREQLVEVLRRFDLFGALRPFRRCMCCNGVLEAASREEVGERLPARIRERFNEFRLCRNCGRVYWKGSHYEHMKRFLGQLLSGEVAE; encoded by the coding sequence ATGAAGTGCTGCTTGATCCGGTTTTACGCCGAACTTAATGACTTTCTTCCTGCGGAAAAGAGGCAAAAAGCCTTTCTGCATTTCTTTTCCGGGCGGCCCGCCGTCAAGGACCTGATTGAATCCCTGGGCGTGCCCCACACCGAGGCAGACCTGATCCTGATCAACGGGGAGTCCGTGGGCTTCTCGCGGCAGGTGGAGGACGGCGACCGCGTCAGCGTGTATCCCGTTTTCGAGAGCATTGATATTTCCCCTGTCTTGCGCCTGCGCCCGGAGCCGCTGCGGGAAGTGCGCTTCGTTCTGGACGCGCACCTGGGGAAGCTGGCCTCCTACCTGCGGATGGTGGGGTTTGACACCCTTTACAGCAACGACTTTTCCGACGAGATGTTGGCCGAGATTTCGGTCAAAGAGCGCAGGATTCTCCTCACCCGGGACCGGGGCCTGCTGAAGCGGAGCAATGTCACCCACGGCTGCTTTGTGCGAAGCACAAATTCGCGCGAGCAGCTCGTCGAGGTGCTGCGCCGCTTTGACCTTTTCGGCGCCCTCCGGCCCTTTCGCCGGTGTATGTGCTGCAATGGGGTGCTGGAGGCGGCATCCCGGGAAGAGGTGGGGGAGCGCCTGCCGGCAAGGATCCGGGAGCGCTTCAACGAATTCCGCCTCTGCCGGAACTGCGGCCGCGTCTACTGGAAGGGCTCCCATTACGAGCACATGAAGCGCTTTCTCGGGCAGCTCCTGAGCGGGGAGGTTGCCGAATAA
- a CDS encoding sigma 54-interacting transcriptional regulator, producing the protein MDGIFLIAPYRRLAALAGEVALELGIILEIKIGKLAEGVRLARQALKEGAAVIVSQGATGWLIARENLPVPVVEIIPTGYDLLRAVLEAQAKGRKVGILDLPEMIRGAAALEEILGLEIIRVPLQTFDQIDQGIDILVRHGVDVVIGNICVLPRAAARGLQTVLIPCGQEAIAQALREARKVLAVRSREKAQAEEIRTIINFVDNGIIAVDAQGKISALNPMAERILGLNHAEVIGRPAASIPLGARLERVIASGKTEIGEVEILKNGTRVAVNVMPIIVNTRATGAVATFQEISNLQMLDQKVRRSLRDRGHVAKYHFTDILGPSPRTKAVVEKAKRFGRVDATVLICGETGVGKEYFAHAMHNVSPRREGPFIAVNCAAVPENLLESELFGYAEGAFTGAKKGGKQGLFELAHGGTIFLDEISEMSERLQTRLLRVLQEHEVMRLGDDRVIPVDIRVIAATNRDLRKMVEENRFRADLYYRINVLTLIIPPLRERTEDIPVLAENFLQVFNKKFDKNLKGIEPRGMELLISYPWPGNIRELRNIMERLVILTDEDLIPADLVAECLHASPARPAFPLRALPAEGRPAQTLARLEEQAIRDVLASVHGNKKRAAQILGVSRTTLWRRLKKSTGNL; encoded by the coding sequence ATGGACGGCATTTTTCTGATCGCCCCTTACCGGAGGCTCGCCGCCCTCGCCGGCGAAGTTGCCCTGGAGCTGGGGATAATCCTGGAAATCAAAATCGGGAAATTAGCAGAGGGGGTCCGCCTCGCCCGCCAGGCACTGAAAGAGGGGGCAGCAGTGATCGTCAGCCAGGGAGCCACAGGCTGGCTGATCGCGCGGGAGAACCTCCCTGTCCCCGTTGTGGAGATCATCCCCACAGGGTATGACCTGCTGCGGGCCGTGCTGGAGGCGCAGGCGAAGGGCAGAAAAGTGGGAATTCTCGACCTTCCCGAGATGATCCGGGGCGCCGCCGCCCTCGAAGAAATCCTCGGCCTGGAAATTATCAGGGTCCCTCTGCAGACCTTCGACCAGATCGATCAGGGGATTGACATTCTGGTCAGGCATGGGGTTGATGTGGTCATCGGCAACATCTGCGTCCTTCCCCGCGCGGCAGCCCGCGGCCTGCAGACCGTGCTCATTCCCTGCGGACAGGAGGCGATCGCCCAGGCCCTCCGGGAGGCCAGGAAGGTGCTTGCCGTCCGCAGCCGGGAAAAGGCGCAGGCAGAAGAAATCAGAACGATCATCAACTTCGTAGACAACGGGATCATCGCCGTGGACGCCCAGGGTAAAATTTCGGCTCTCAACCCGATGGCGGAGCGGATTCTCGGCCTCAACCACGCCGAGGTGATCGGCCGGCCGGCCGCTTCAATCCCGCTTGGAGCACGCCTGGAAAGGGTAATTGCATCGGGAAAAACGGAAATCGGTGAAGTAGAAATCCTGAAAAACGGAACGCGGGTGGCCGTCAACGTAATGCCGATCATCGTCAACACCAGGGCCACCGGCGCCGTAGCCACCTTCCAGGAGATCAGCAATCTCCAGATGCTCGACCAGAAGGTGCGAAGAAGTTTGCGGGACCGGGGCCACGTGGCCAAATACCACTTCACCGACATACTGGGCCCCAGCCCGCGCACAAAAGCCGTCGTGGAAAAAGCCAAGCGCTTTGGAAGGGTGGATGCCACCGTCCTGATCTGCGGGGAGACCGGAGTAGGAAAAGAATATTTCGCCCACGCCATGCACAACGTAAGCCCGCGGCGGGAGGGGCCCTTCATTGCCGTGAACTGCGCCGCAGTCCCGGAAAACCTGCTGGAGAGCGAACTCTTCGGGTACGCCGAAGGCGCCTTCACCGGTGCAAAAAAAGGGGGGAAGCAGGGCCTCTTCGAACTGGCACACGGAGGAACAATCTTCCTGGACGAAATCAGCGAAATGTCAGAACGCCTCCAGACGAGGCTCTTACGGGTCCTCCAGGAGCATGAGGTGATGCGCCTGGGGGACGACCGGGTGATTCCCGTGGACATCCGGGTAATCGCCGCCACAAACCGCGACCTCCGGAAAATGGTGGAAGAGAACCGCTTCCGGGCCGACCTTTACTACCGGATCAACGTCCTCACCCTGATCATCCCCCCTTTGCGCGAGCGGACGGAAGACATCCCCGTGCTGGCAGAAAACTTCCTGCAGGTCTTCAACAAAAAGTTCGACAAAAACCTGAAGGGGATCGAACCCAGGGGAATGGAGCTTCTAATTTCCTACCCCTGGCCCGGCAACATCAGAGAACTCCGGAACATCATGGAGCGCCTCGTCATCCTGACCGACGAGGACCTGATCCCCGCCGACCTTGTCGCAGAGTGCCTTCACGCTTCGCCGGCCCGCCCTGCTTTTCCTCTCAGAGCCTTACCCGCCGAGGGCCGCCCCGCGCAGACCCTTGCCCGCCTCGAAGAGCAGGCAATTCGCGATGTGCTGGCCTCGGTGCACGGGAACAAAAAGAGGGCCGCCCAGATCCTGGGGGTGAGCCGGACCACCCTCTGGCGCCGCCTGAAAAAAAGCACCGGCAACCTGTAA
- the ispD gene encoding 2-C-methyl-D-erythritol 4-phosphate cytidylyltransferase yields the protein MGVSLNKVYLPLGDRPLLLHSCMLFEEAPAVACYVVVVHPGEHSFCRALLAPYRLKKLAGVVAGGETRQDSVAAGLRELPEDCTLAAVHDAARPLLAPEVLEGAVQRARESGAVVVGVPVKDTIKIVGAERQIRATPAREELWIAQTPQIFRRALLERAHAEAEREGFTGTDDASLVERLGEPVEVYPGSYENIKITTPEDLLLAEAIWERRQKKDERKEAGGPPVRVGMGCDVHPFAEGRPLVLGGVEIPGAPGLAGHSDADVVLHAVMDACLGAAGLPDIGSHFPPSDPCWRGAPSLALLAHVRSLLAGAGFAVSQVDVVVAAQAPRLAAYLDLMKERIGLVLGVPPGAVGIKATTTEGLGFVGRKEGIAAWAVATLVPKRVNRKTIAGEVLKQFLSKKGPEDEVLLDPVLRRT from the coding sequence ATGGGTGTTTCCCTCAACAAGGTGTACCTTCCCCTCGGGGACCGGCCTTTGCTTTTGCACAGCTGCATGCTTTTCGAGGAGGCCCCGGCGGTTGCCTGCTACGTGGTGGTCGTCCACCCCGGGGAGCACTCCTTTTGCCGCGCCCTCCTCGCACCCTACCGGCTGAAGAAGCTGGCCGGCGTGGTGGCGGGCGGTGAAACCCGGCAGGATTCCGTTGCTGCAGGGCTGCGTGAGCTGCCGGAGGACTGCACCCTGGCGGCCGTGCACGACGCCGCGCGGCCTCTCCTGGCGCCGGAGGTGCTGGAGGGGGCCGTGCAGCGCGCCCGGGAAAGCGGCGCCGTCGTCGTCGGTGTGCCGGTTAAGGACACTATCAAAATCGTCGGAGCGGAAAGGCAGATCCGGGCAACCCCTGCCCGCGAGGAGCTGTGGATTGCCCAGACCCCCCAGATCTTCAGGCGCGCCCTGCTGGAAAGGGCCCATGCAGAAGCGGAAAGGGAAGGGTTTACGGGAACCGATGATGCTTCCCTGGTGGAGCGGCTGGGGGAGCCGGTTGAGGTTTACCCCGGGAGCTATGAAAATATCAAAATCACCACACCCGAGGACCTCCTGCTGGCCGAGGCGATCTGGGAGCGGAGGCAGAAGAAGGATGAGCGGAAGGAGGCCGGAGGGCCCCCGGTGCGGGTCGGTATGGGCTGCGATGTCCATCCCTTTGCGGAGGGGCGCCCCCTCGTCCTGGGGGGAGTGGAGATCCCGGGGGCGCCGGGCCTGGCGGGGCACTCTGATGCAGATGTTGTGCTGCATGCGGTGATGGATGCCTGCCTGGGGGCGGCCGGCCTCCCTGACATCGGCTCCCACTTTCCCCCTTCGGACCCCTGCTGGAGAGGCGCGCCGAGCCTTGCCCTTCTGGCGCATGTCAGGAGCCTCCTGGCCGGGGCGGGCTTTGCCGTTTCCCAGGTGGATGTGGTGGTGGCCGCCCAGGCGCCGCGCCTTGCCGCCTACCTGGATCTCATGAAGGAAAGGATCGGCCTGGTTCTGGGGGTCCCCCCGGGGGCGGTCGGGATCAAGGCGACGACTACCGAGGGGCTGGGCTTTGTAGGGCGCAAAGAGGGAATTGCCGCCTGGGCCGTCGCAACACTGGTACCGAAAAGAGTGAATAGAAAAACGATTGCGGGGGAGGTACTTAAGCAGTTCTTAAGCAAGAAGGGGCCGGAGGATGAAGTGCTGCTTGATCCGGTTTTACGCCGAACTTAA
- a CDS encoding PIN domain nuclease — MARRIIQILLGLAGGGLGFSLGFFIGRLDFIKSFIPTAGVPWYSLVGLLALLFGFVTFLLAPWFMKVTLQMVRFFEAALQRTPMQDLAGGASGLIVGLIIANLLGAPLARIPWVGPYIPVAASLLLGYLGLSVGLKKKEELAGLFSFLRPGSKQVRGEIPKGACKILDTNVIIDGRIADICRSGFLEGTLIVPRFVLEELQHIADSSDLLRRNKGRRGLDILNKMRKEQGIRVEVRDFEDLEDHDVDTKLIKAAKRLDAPVVTNDYNLNKVAELEGVKVLNINELANAVKPLYLPGEEIGTVDVIRDGKEVGQGIAYLEDGTMIVIEGGKKYIGQSISVLVTSVLQTSAGRMIFARPKVAKKDAASSRRYHEVKIIG; from the coding sequence TTGGCGCGGCGCATTATTCAAATCCTTCTGGGACTGGCAGGCGGGGGGCTCGGTTTTTCTCTGGGGTTTTTCATCGGTCGCCTTGACTTCATCAAGTCCTTCATTCCAACGGCAGGGGTCCCATGGTACTCCCTCGTCGGTTTGCTCGCCTTGCTCTTTGGTTTTGTGACCTTTCTTCTGGCGCCCTGGTTCATGAAGGTTACCCTGCAGATGGTGCGCTTTTTCGAGGCAGCACTCCAGCGCACCCCGATGCAGGATCTGGCCGGCGGTGCTTCAGGACTTATCGTAGGCCTGATTATTGCCAATTTGTTAGGGGCTCCACTGGCCCGGATCCCCTGGGTGGGGCCGTACATTCCCGTTGCCGCCAGTCTGCTGCTCGGCTATCTGGGATTGAGCGTGGGGTTGAAGAAGAAGGAAGAGCTGGCAGGTCTTTTTTCTTTTCTGAGGCCTGGAAGCAAGCAGGTGCGCGGTGAAATCCCGAAAGGGGCCTGCAAGATCCTTGATACCAATGTGATTATCGACGGGCGGATTGCGGACATCTGCCGGAGCGGTTTTCTGGAGGGAACCCTGATCGTGCCTCGCTTTGTTCTGGAGGAGCTCCAGCACATTGCGGATTCCTCGGACCTGCTCAGGCGCAACAAGGGGAGGCGGGGCCTGGACATTCTGAATAAAATGCGCAAAGAGCAGGGGATCCGCGTCGAAGTCCGGGACTTTGAGGACCTTGAGGATCATGATGTGGACACGAAGCTGATTAAGGCGGCCAAGCGGTTGGATGCTCCGGTTGTCACAAATGACTACAATCTCAATAAGGTTGCGGAGCTCGAAGGGGTGAAGGTTCTGAACATCAACGAGCTGGCCAACGCCGTAAAGCCCTTGTACCTGCCGGGCGAAGAAATCGGGACGGTTGATGTCATCCGGGACGGCAAAGAGGTGGGCCAGGGGATTGCGTATCTGGAAGACGGGACGATGATCGTGATCGAAGGCGGAAAGAAGTACATCGGGCAGAGCATATCCGTGCTGGTTACAAGTGTCCTGCAAACTTCGGCAGGGCGCATGATTTTTGCCAGGCCCAAGGTCGCGAAAAAGGATGCGGCATCTTCCCGACGCTACCATGAGGTGAAGATTATTGGATAA